TCGTTGTACGCGCTCGTGGCCAGCTCGTGTCGGACACCGCTGTCGCAGACGAGCAGCGTCAGCTCCTCGGGGAGCGAGAGCAGCTCGTAGTCGTGCGAACGGCAGTCGAGCAGGAGCGCCGACCCGGCCTCGCCGAAACAGGCGATGAAGGGGTCCATGATGCCGCACCGGGTGCCCACGAAGCGCTGCTCCGCCTCCTGACAGGCGAGGGCCACCTCCGAGGGATCGAGCGCCGCGTTGGCAAGCGAGAGAAAGGCCTGCGCGGCGGCCACCGCGAGGGCGGCCGACGAGGCCAGCCCCGAACCCAGCGGCACGTCGCTCGCGACGAGCAGGTCCGCGCCCCCGAGCGGGCGCTCGCGCTCCTCGAGGGTGCGGGCCACTCCGCGCAGGAGCTCGACCCAGGTGGCGCCCGTCCCCTGCTCGTCGTCGTCGTCGAGGGAGAAGCGCCCCTCGGCACCAAGAGTGGCGGAGAAGGCCTCGACCTGCCGATCCCCTCGCGGGGCCAGAGCTACGTAGGCGTAGCGGTCGATCGCCACGGGCAGCACGAAGCCGTCGTTGTAGTCCGTGTGCTCGCCGATCAGATTCACGCGACCGGGGGCGCGACAGACCACCTCCGGCGCGCGACCGAAGCGCTCGCGAAAGGCGCGGTTCACGGCGGAGATCTCGAGGCGCATCACCGGGCCCTCCTCTCGCGCAGGACGTGCAGCAGGTTGCGAAGCGCGCGGCCGGGGTCCAGCCGGTCTCGCAGACGCAGCCTCGGCGCGTGCGCCGCGAGGAGCGCGGTGAGGCTGCGGTCGCCCGGGCCGTCGTCCAGCCGGCGCAGGATGCTCTCGGGCTGGACTCCCGGGTTGAGGCCTGCCCGGTTGCGCGCCGCCGCGTAACGCGGCCGGGAGCTCTGCGTGCGGTAGACGTCCGCGCCGAGCTCCATCCAGCTGCGATAGGTGCGCCCGAGCACCCAGGACCAGACGTCGCGGGCGAAGCGCTCGTCCCCCGGCTGCGCGGCGAGCGAGCCGTGGTACCAGTCCTGCTCGCGAATGCCGTAGAGACTCGGGCGCCCACCGGGGCCGTCGAAGCCCCCCGAGGCGTGGAGCTGGCTCACGAGCCGGCCGAGGCCGCGGTGCTGCGGATGATTGCGCGGCTCGTGCGGGTTCAACGTGATCACCACCTCGGGACGCAGCTCCTTCGCGAGCTCGGCGAGCCGGCGTCCCAGCTCCTTTCGAGGCCAGCTTCGAACGCCGCCCTCCCAGCCGTCCACGAAGCGCGGCTCCGCCAGGTCGGGCGAGAGGAAGACCACCTGCTCCACGCCGTGAAAGCGCGCGGCCGCTCGCAGCTCCCGTCGTCGCGCCCGCGCGAGGTCCGTGGGCGTGCGGATCCCCGGCACGCCGTCGCCGGGAGTGCGCTCGACGAGCGGGTCCTCTCCCGGTCGACGCTCGCCTTCCGGACGAAGCCCCCGGACCACCTTGCCGCGCTCGCCGTTGGTCACGAGCGCCAAGGTCACCCGCACGCCGCGCTCTTTCATCCGCCCGAGCAGGTCCCCGATCATCGTCTCGTCGTCGGGGTGCGCCATGACGATCAGCACCGCGGGAGGCCGCGCCGCCGCGACCGCAGACCTCGGGTTCGCCCCGAGCAGGCCGATGAGAAGGACCCAGGAGAGGATCGACGGGTGCCGCATGCGCTCTCTTTCGCCCCGCGAACGCACCACGCCCCACGAGGTGCAGGTCTTCCATAGCAAGGCCGGGGCCAAGCTATCGAGATCCTCGATAGCAGCTCGTCGCCATGATCACCGGGGCTTCGGCGTGGCAGGGCGTGGCAAGACCCGGCCCAGCAGGCCGTTCTGGCAGGTACGGGGTGGCTCCAGCCGCCACGGGCGGGGCCACGCGATGGGTTTCCGTCCCCAACCGCGCGAGCTACCCGGGTGCGGCGCTCGACCCGGGTACGGTGCTCGACCCGGGTACGGTGCTCGTAGGAATCAAGCCTCGCAGCTTCCAGCCGGTCCTGAGCAGCCAGGTTCGCGGCTTCAGCACCGGCGGGTCTCCGTCGGGCGGCACGGGCGAAAGATCCCTCCACCCGTCGAAGAACCGCGCCGAGCTGCACGCGTCCAGGTCGCGCTTCGGCACCCACTTGCCACGCGCAACGCTATGTTTGCGCGAATTTTGAAGCACGTACGCGAGCGCCGCCTTCACCTCGCTCGGCGTCTTCAGGATGTGCTGGTGGTAGCGGTCCCGAAAGACCCGCCCCTTGCGGCCCACGGTGCGGTTCAGCGCGTGCGCCAGCCGGATCGCCAGCGCGCGCAGCCCCTTCATCAGCACGCCCCGGTCCTTGGCCTCGGTCACGAGGTGCAGGTGGTTCTTCTGGATCGAGTAGTGCGCGAGGTTCATCCCGAACCGCCCCGCCGACTCCACGAACGCGTTTTCGATCGCTCGGAGCTGCTTCTTGCTCCGCAGGTTCGGCAGCCCCCCCACCACCTTCATCGTGACGTGCACCGGAAACCGACTCGCGAGGAGCGGTCGCGCCCGATGCGGCAGTCCGCTCCCCGGCTGCTTCTTCCTCCCCGCACCCTCGCGCTTCCCGCCCCACCCCTTCGCCTCCCGCATCGGCAACGGAAGCTGGGTCGCAGAACCCGCCGGCCGACGCGTGCCCGAAGGCCGGTCATCGCCCGAGGAGGATTTATGTTTGCGCGCCAGCATGATTAAGGCCCATACTAGCAAAACGCTGGTCTGCCGTCAAGCGATCTCCTTGCACGAACACACAAACATAAAGGGGTATGAAGTGAAGACCTCGGAGGGGCCTCGGATACGCGCCCTCTACGAAGAACCAACCACACGAAGAACGCTCCGCGGCGCCCCGATCCACCCCCACCGCCCGCGTGCGCCCACCACCGCCCGCGCTCTCGCCCGCCTCCCGTCGCCCGCC
Above is a window of Deltaproteobacteria bacterium DNA encoding:
- the galK gene encoding galactokinase, yielding MRLEISAVNRAFRERFGRAPEVVCRAPGRVNLIGEHTDYNDGFVLPVAIDRYAYVALAPRGDRQVEAFSATLGAEGRFSLDDDDEQGTGATWVELLRGVARTLEERERPLGGADLLVASDVPLGSGLASSAALAVAAAQAFLSLANAALDPSEVALACQEAEQRFVGTRCGIMDPFIACFGEAGSALLLDCRSHDYELLSLPEELTLLVCDSGVRHELATSAYNERRAECEEGLRRLQVHKPKLQALRDVTLADLHRYGESWPHELFQRCRHVISENSRVKQAAVALETGELADLGRLLYQSHRSLRDDFQVSCPELDLLVQLASRLPGVFGARLTGAGFGGATLNLVARAAQVAVSEALREDYHVATGRTAEITVCQAAGAVERLV
- a CDS encoding PIG-L family deacetylase: MRHPSILSWVLLIGLLGANPRSAVAAARPPAVLIVMAHPDDETMIGDLLGRMKERGVRVTLALVTNGERGKVVRGLRPEGERRPGEDPLVERTPGDGVPGIRTPTDLARARRRELRAAARFHGVEQVVFLSPDLAEPRFVDGWEGGVRSWPRKELGRRLAELAKELRPEVVITLNPHEPRNHPQHRGLGRLVSQLHASGGFDGPGGRPSLYGIREQDWYHGSLAAQPGDERFARDVWSWVLGRTYRSWMELGADVYRTQSSRPRYAAARNRAGLNPGVQPESILRRLDDGPGDRSLTALLAAHAPRLRLRDRLDPGRALRNLLHVLRERRAR